ACGCCTATCTCAAGAAAGGGGTTGGCCGACTGACGCAGGAAGACATCCGTGAACGACTGGGTCCCCCACATACTGCAAAAACGCCTGCGCTCGGCGGAGACAGCCTCTGGACCTACCGCTTCCCACTCAGCGAACAGGACCTGACGTCGTGGAGGTCCTCCATGCTCGGTGATGCCTCCAATTCACTCACGAGTATGATGGGCAAAGGGACGGAAACCACCAAGCCGACACTCTATTGTTACCGCTATGCGTTGACCTTCTCAGAAGATAAGACTCTCAAGACCTGGAGCCGAGAAGAATGTGTTCCTGGTACCCGCGAGACACTGACTGCCAAATAGAGGATACCCGTGCCCCAGAACGAATGGTTCTCCATCGACAGTGTGGTGGCGCTCGACAGCTTGAAATCGCTGGTTCTGCTGCTGACCTTGGTCGTCGCCCGAACGCTCATTGTGCGGTGGATCTCTGGGAACCCGACACTTTCGATGGAATCGAAACGTCGATGGGTGGTCACGACGAGAAACACCGTCGTCTTCGCCTTCCTCATTGGCCTGGTCATAATCTGGGCGCATGAACTGCAAGCGTTTGCGGTGTCACTGGTCGCGTTGGCAGCCGCAATGGTTCTGGCGACCAAAGAGCTGCTTCTCTGTTGGAGCGGCGCGGCACTTCGGATGGGGGGCAAGGTCTATGCTGTCGGCGATCGAATTCAGATCGCAGGCTATCGCGGAGTCGTGCTGGACCACGATATGTTCGCCACAAAGCTTTTGGAGATCGGCCCAGGGCAGTCCGCCCACCTCTACACCGGACGCGTAACCGTGTTCCCCAACAGCTTGCTCTTCACGAATCCCTTGATCAAAGAAAATCCCGAACAGGAGTATGGGCTGTATACAGTGGTCGTACCAATCAAGAATGATGACGAGTGGCAGCGATCGGAGCGCGTACTCCTGGAAGCGGCAAAAATCGAATGTGCGTCGTTCATGGAAGAAGCTGTACGGCAAATGAAGCTCTTAGAACAGGCACATCTGCTCGAAGCCCCTTCCCCGGAACCCCGCATCACTATTCAACTGCCGGAGTCCGGGAAGATCCATCTGGTGCTCCGATTTCCGGCCCCGGATCGAGGTCGCTCCCGCATCGAGCAAGCCATCCTCCGTCGTTATCTTCTCCGCATGAACGATCGCGGATCCATGCCTTTGGCCTAACAGGCTACGGAAAAACCAAATTCGACATCTGTAGCCGTCGCAGAGATCGAGGTATTCACCGACTGTGAGCAGCCATGCAGAGTGCGCAAAAAGGCCGTCAAGCAAGGCCGCAGCGAGCTCAGAGGTGAATATCGTACTCTGCGCCGTACGGTGAGCCTCTGAGCGAGGCGAGAACGCCGCTGGCAGTCTTTTCCCGCATCCTGCTAAAAGAAAAGGGCCATCTTGCGATGGCCCTCCCCTCCGCTTCATCTATCGTGAACGGTTCGCGTTATTTTGGATACGACTTCGGCGGGGCAACATGCTGCCATCCCTCGCCGTTGAGCGACTTGAGCATGGCCACCAAATCCTGTTGCTCATCCTCCGTCATTTCCAAAGGGATAATGGTATTGTCCTGATGTGGATTCTTCACACCGCCCTGGTTATAGAATTTCACGACCTCTTCCAAGGTTTTAAACCGCCCGTCATGCATATAGGGAGCGGTTCGCGAGATCTCGCGTAAGGTGGGAGTCTTAAAGGCCCCGATATCCTCAGGATTCTTCGTCTCCATGTATCGGCCCAGATCGACCTTATTGTCGTCCCAGCCAATTCCCAAATTGTGGAACTTCTCGTCCGTAAAGTTGAATCCGGAATGGCAACGCGTACAACGGGCTTTCCCGCGGAACAGTTCAAGCCCCCGCTTCGCAGCATCGCTCAAGGCATTTTGATCTCCGCCAATGTCGTACTTGTCCACCGCGCTGTTCCCAGACAACACCGTCCGCTGAAAGCTGGCCACCGCTCGCCCAACATCCTGAATCGTAATCTCCCCGCCGAAGACTTCTTGAAAGAGCTTGCGATAGCCAGGCATCTTCTTCATCTTGGCAACCATTTCGTCATGATTGGCAAACCCATGCTCGATGGGGTTCGCAAATGGCCCGATGGACTGATCTTCCAACGTTGCCGCTCGACCATCCCAGAACTGTGCCTTGCTGTACACCCGATTGAATGACACCGGCGCACTTCGCCCGCCCTTCTGGCCCTTGATTCCGGTCGACACCGGCATGCCGTCCGCGAAGCCCTTCTTCGCCATATGACAACTGGCGCACGCGATCGTGTTGTCCTTTGACATGCGCTTATCGAAGAAGATCGCCCGTCCTAATTCAATCTTTTCCTTCGTGAGCGGATTATCAGCCGGCACATACGTATTTGGATCCTCTAACCCTGCGATCGTCGGCAGGGTTACCGGTTCTCCCGCAAACGCCCTGTGCCCCTGTCCATCTTCACCAATCACAGGGACAAGCGGCATGGCCATCACCAGTCCAAATGCCAATGCCCCTGCCCATAGTCCTCTCCCTGCTATCGCCCTCCGTACCATTACATCCTCCTCTCTGCACACGTTGATGTGTGTGTTGATGCCCATCCCTGGCTCACTCACTCATCGCGCTTATTGCAGTTCACCCTTCACGACGGTCATCGAGACCGCCGTGAGTGCTTAACCGAATTGCGGCTGGGGCTTGTCATACCATGACTTGTCCTATCGACTCAATCGGTTGATCGCGAACAGAACTTTCTCTCCGTATCCATCCCTCCTCACAGCTATTGATAATCCCATATGTACAGCATGGCCTACGAACCAGAAAATTCAGAAATCCATCCACATGCGTGAGTGCACGATACCTGGCCCGCCGTACTTAGTCTAAGTGATAATGTATTGTGAGGACATAAGTCCTATTCATGAACTGAGACCTGGGAACAGATGACACTTGCTGAGCTGCAA
The Candidatus Nitrospira nitrosa DNA segment above includes these coding regions:
- a CDS encoding mechanosensitive ion channel, with protein sequence MPQNEWFSIDSVVALDSLKSLVLLLTLVVARTLIVRWISGNPTLSMESKRRWVVTTRNTVVFAFLIGLVIIWAHELQAFAVSLVALAAAMVLATKELLLCWSGAALRMGGKVYAVGDRIQIAGYRGVVLDHDMFATKLLEIGPGQSAHLYTGRVTVFPNSLLFTNPLIKENPEQEYGLYTVVVPIKNDDEWQRSERVLLEAAKIECASFMEEAVRQMKLLEQAHLLEAPSPEPRITIQLPESGKIHLVLRFPAPDRGRSRIEQAILRRYLLRMNDRGSMPLA
- a CDS encoding cytochrome-c peroxidase — protein: MVRRAIAGRGLWAGALAFGLVMAMPLVPVIGEDGQGHRAFAGEPVTLPTIAGLEDPNTYVPADNPLTKEKIELGRAIFFDKRMSKDNTIACASCHMAKKGFADGMPVSTGIKGQKGGRSAPVSFNRVYSKAQFWDGRAATLEDQSIGPFANPIEHGFANHDEMVAKMKKMPGYRKLFQEVFGGEITIQDVGRAVASFQRTVLSGNSAVDKYDIGGDQNALSDAAKRGLELFRGKARCTRCHSGFNFTDEKFHNLGIGWDDNKVDLGRYMETKNPEDIGAFKTPTLREISRTAPYMHDGRFKTLEEVVKFYNQGGVKNPHQDNTIIPLEMTEDEQQDLVAMLKSLNGEGWQHVAPPKSYPK